The stretch of DNA CTACGTTCCTGGCCCCGTTCCTGAAAGCGGCTTTAGCATTGTCATGGTGCTGTTTTTCTTGGGCATCGTTGCATCGTACTTTGTGAAGCGCTGGGCGGATAAACGCCAAGACTTAACAGGTGAGCAGTTCCCCACGTTTTGGGCGAGTCTGGGCATGATCTTCGGCATCCCGCTGGTGGCGTTTTTTGTGCTTGGCATGCCGCTCGGCTTGGATTATCCGGCGTTGAAGGGCTTTAACTTCCAAGGTGGTGTGTCCATCATTCCTGAGTTCATGGCACTGTGGTGGGCTTTGTCGCTCTATACCGCAGCCTTTATCGCCGAGATCGTGCGCGCCGGTATTCAAGGGGTTGCCCACGGTCAATCGGAAGCCGCGCATGCGTTGGGTGTTCGCAACGCCCCAACGTTGCGCCTGGTGGTTGTTCCCCAGGCCATGCGCATCATCATTCCGCCGCTGACGTCTCAGTATTTGAACTTGGCGAAGAACTCGTCGCTCGCGACCGCTATCGGGTATCCCGATTTGGTGGGTGTGTTCATGGGCACGACCTTGAACCAAACCGGCCAAGCGGTTGAAATCGTCGCCATGACTATGGCGGTCTATCTGACCATGAGTTTGTTGATCTCCGGTTTCATGAACTGGTTCAACAACAAAATGGCACTGGTCGAGAGATAAGGGGAGGGATGAGATATGTCAGATTTTAAACAACTTCCCGCACTGCCGCCACCTGGGAGCACCACGGGTGTTGTCGGCTGGTTTAAGCAGAATTTGTTCTCTTCACCGATGAACGCTGTGTTGTCGCTTGCGACGTTTTACTTGATTTACATCACGTTGATTCCGGCGTTGGATTGGGCGATTTTCTCAGCTGTGTTTACGGGCGATGATAAATCGGCTTGTGAAGGCATCGAAGGCGCGTGTTGGGCGTTTGTCGATAACCGTTTGGGTGTCTTCATCTACGGCACCTATCCGGATGCCGAACGGTGGCGTTTGGACTTAACCTTCTTACTGTTGGTCCTCAGTTTCGGTCCACAGTTCTTTGAGAAGTTCCCGTACAAAATGGCGCTGGGCGTGTTTTCGCTCACAGGCTTCCCGTTGATCGCTTACTTCTTGATCGCCGGTGGCATGGGATTGCCCCATGTGGAAACGGAAAGCTGGGGCGGCTTGGCATTGACGTTGGTGATTGCCTACGTCGGCATCGTCGCGGCCTTGCCCATCGGTGTGGTGCTGGCCTTGGGCCGACGCTCCGAAATGCCCGTTATTCGCACATTCTGTATCGGCTTTATTGAATTGTGGCGCGGTGTGCCGCTGATTTCGGTGCTGTTCATGTCATCGGTGATGTTGCCGCTGTTCTTGCCCGAAGGCATGAACTTCGACAAGTTGCTGCGTGCACTGATCGGCATCACCATGTTCCAATCGGCCTACATGGCGGAAGTCATCCGGGGTGGTTTGCAAGCCATTCCGCGCGGTCAATATGAAGCCGCAAAAGCCTTGGGGTTGAGCTACTGGAAAAGCATGGGGCTGATCATTTTGCCGCAAGCTATGAAGCTGGTGATCCCAGGCATTGTGAACACGTTCATTGCATTGTTCAAAGACACGACGCTGGTGTTGATCATCGGTCTGTTGGACGTCTTGGCAACGGTGCAGTTGGCCATCTTGGACCCGGCTTGGGGCAATGTGCGGATCGAAGGTTATGTCTTTGCCTCGGCATGCTTCTGGATTTTCTGTTTCGGCATGTCGCGCTACTCGATCAAGCTCGAAGAAAAACTCCACACCGGTCATAAACGCTAATCAGTGAAAGTTAAGACAATGGATAACGCAACTTCAAATGAACTGGCCGTCCAACTGGTTGGCGTCAACAAGTGGTACGGTGATTTTCACGTCCTTCGGGACATCAACCTTAACGTCACACCGGGTGAACGCATTGTCATTTGCGGCCCGTCCGGTTCGGGCAAATCAACGATGATCCGCTGCATCAACCGGCTGGAAGAACACCAGAAGGGGCAAATCATCGTTAACGGCATTGAGCTCACGGAAGACTTGAAGCGCATTGACGAAGTGCGCCGCGAAGTCGGCATGTGCTTCCAGCACTTCAACTTGTTCCCGCATTTAACGGTGAAGGAAAACTGCACGTTGGCTCCAATTTGGGTGCGCAAAACGCCCAAGGCTGAAGCCGAAGAGATGGCGATGCATTATCTGGAACGTGTGAAGATTCCTGAGCAAGCCGATAAGTTTCCGGGCCAACTGTCCGGCGGTCAGCAGCAACGTGTTGCCATCGCGCGCTCGCTCTGCATGGCACCGAAGATCATGCTGTTTGACGAACCGACCTCAGCACTTGATCCGGAAATGATCAAAGAGGTGTTGGACGTCATGGTGGAACTGGCCGAAGAAGGCATGACCATGTTGTGCGTGACCCACGAAATGGGCTTCGCAAAACTGGTTGCCAACCGGGTGATCTTCATGGATGCGGGCCAAGTGGTTGAAGAAAACGAACCGCATGAATTCTTCGACAATCCGCAAAACGATCGCACCAAGCTGTTCTTGAGCCAAATCTTGAACCACTAAACCGGGAGGGGAGGCTATGTCTTTAGCCCACAAAAGTCTGCGTGAACGCGCAGAAGAAGCCAAGGCCAAGGTGCTCGACATCTTAGGGGTCGACGACCACTCCCACGACGAGGAAATGGTCAAAGCAATTGAGGCGATTATCATTGAGGCGCTTTTGGAAGAACGCGAGCGCTGTGCCACGGTGGCTTACGATCATTGTTGTGCTGAAGACCGTGATATGGCGCACAAGGTTGCAGATGAAATCAAACGCATCCGCACCGCCTTGGTCGCGAACTTGGATAGCCTACGCTAAATTTTCTGAGTTGAACAAAAAGCCCTCGGTTTGATCCGAGGGCTTTTTTTATGCCCAAATCGACGGTGTTTTATCCTTGATTGAGAACACGAATCAGCAAATTCGCGTCATTAAAATTTCCAATGCCACCAGCAGCTATGCCAAGCGGGCTGAGGGGCATTTACTCATGTATATGCTTGTCGGCAGAATGGACCGGGGAGAAACCTACAAGGCGCGTGAAGTTCGCACATTTCACGATGCTTCCTCTTGGCAAACTGCTTGTTGACGCAAATGGCGGCTCATTGAGCTGAGCATCGACAGCTCAATGGGCGAGGGGACCACCGTGCGTGTGGTTTTGCCAACTCAGCTTAAGCGTTAATCGGCATCTCTAAATCGTCACCCCATTCGGCCCAGGACCCGTCGTAGACTGCGACGTCTTCTTTGCCCATGAGATACATGGCAAACGCGATGACGCAGGCTGTTACGCCCGAACCGCACGACACGGCGGCGGGCTTGTTCATGTCCACGCCTGCACCGTTCAAAATCTCGCAAATCTCCGTCGCGGTTTTGAAGGTAAAGTCTTGGGACGGGGGCGTGATATGCGTGAACGGAATGTTGATTGATCCCGGAATATGGCCACGGCGCTCAGACGGGCGGGGTTCGTGGTCGATGCCGGCAAAGCGCCCCTCGTTACGCGCGTCAATCAGCTGAAAGGTTTGC from Magnetovibrio sp. PR-2 encodes:
- a CDS encoding amino acid ABC transporter permease, whose product is MSDQTSRPQPSKTAIWNDPTFRSIAFQILAVLVLGWFFYTIFSNTLTNMERRGITTGFQFLDNTAGFGILMTLIEYDETHTYGRTFLVGLLNTALISFVGIVTATILGFIIGVARLSNNWLISKISAVYVETLRNIPLLLQIFFWYFAVLQALPHPRQSMNFMDSIFLNGRGLYVPGPVPESGFSIVMVLFFLGIVASYFVKRWADKRQDLTGEQFPTFWASLGMIFGIPLVAFFVLGMPLGLDYPALKGFNFQGGVSIIPEFMALWWALSLYTAAFIAEIVRAGIQGVAHGQSEAAHALGVRNAPTLRLVVVPQAMRIIIPPLTSQYLNLAKNSSLATAIGYPDLVGVFMGTTLNQTGQAVEIVAMTMAVYLTMSLLISGFMNWFNNKMALVER
- a CDS encoding amino acid ABC transporter ATP-binding protein; translated protein: MDNATSNELAVQLVGVNKWYGDFHVLRDINLNVTPGERIVICGPSGSGKSTMIRCINRLEEHQKGQIIVNGIELTEDLKRIDEVRREVGMCFQHFNLFPHLTVKENCTLAPIWVRKTPKAEAEEMAMHYLERVKIPEQADKFPGQLSGGQQQRVAIARSLCMAPKIMLFDEPTSALDPEMIKEVLDVMVELAEEGMTMLCVTHEMGFAKLVANRVIFMDAGQVVEENEPHEFFDNPQNDRTKLFLSQILNH
- a CDS encoding amino acid ABC transporter permease, which encodes MSDFKQLPALPPPGSTTGVVGWFKQNLFSSPMNAVLSLATFYLIYITLIPALDWAIFSAVFTGDDKSACEGIEGACWAFVDNRLGVFIYGTYPDAERWRLDLTFLLLVLSFGPQFFEKFPYKMALGVFSLTGFPLIAYFLIAGGMGLPHVETESWGGLALTLVIAYVGIVAALPIGVVLALGRRSEMPVIRTFCIGFIELWRGVPLISVLFMSSVMLPLFLPEGMNFDKLLRALIGITMFQSAYMAEVIRGGLQAIPRGQYEAAKALGLSYWKSMGLIILPQAMKLVIPGIVNTFIALFKDTTLVLIIGLLDVLATVQLAILDPAWGNVRIEGYVFASACFWIFCFGMSRYSIKLEEKLHTGHKR